The DNA window taaaaacaatatataattatatatattctttaattaaataaatatttataatttatatgataatatattttaaaatttaaaactttatattttaaaatttaattaattatttaataaagtaaataatatatcattttaacgTCATTAATTGATATTGACCCGTTCAAATAGatagtaattatataattaaatttattaaaatttaatatatatatatatattattaaataaaaataaaataaaagatgagtAAAATTTGATACGTGTATTGATTAATTCTCTCCCCACAACTATCTTTCCACTTTCTGTGGTAAAATCCAGATTAATTCTCTCCCCACAACTATCTTTCCACTTTCTGTGGTAAAATCCAGTAGCACTAATTTCTTTCGTCTTTCGCTAATCCTCCTTAATTTCTTTCGTCTTCGCTGATTCTTCCTTAATTGCTTGAAGTCTTCGCCGATCCTCTTTAACTTGAAGGTATATTTTTATGTtcttaaataaactattttagAATAGGATTTTTAATCCCCAAAAGATTATCTTTATTGTAGGTTGAATCTTCGTCGTTTTGATACAGAGTTTGCTCAATCATCTCAATCAGGTTTTTCCTTaacaaattgaattaaataagatattttaatttctttgtcCTGAATacaaattgaattaaataagacattttaatttctttgtcATGAATAGCCTAATTTTTAAACTCTGAAagaaacattataataatataatgactatgacttagatgatgtgtaaataataataaggtataatagtaataaaattatagaGGTGTTTGATAGATGTGTTTGACTTTAATCATAAGTTTGatgcttatttaattttattgaattgtcTAATTTTAATGAGAacaaataaaacttataaataaatgaatgtttatgtaaataattattttcttaccaTACAGATATATTATTAGGAAAAAAGACCTAATTTGTTAGTTGTATATAAGACTAAGATTTGGATTGTCCTAGATAATCCAAATTTTATAAAGAGTACTACATAATTGTTAGATgaaatttagattaaaaaattataacataattattttttcttcaatttataAGAATGCATGTACCCGATAAAGAGTGGATGAATCTTGGACGTCAACATAGACATCTGCCTGAATATATTAAAGGGGTTGATTCGTTTCTAGATTTTGCTGAGAACTCGGGTAGAAAAACTGATATTGCATGTCCGTGTATTAAATGTGGCAATAGAAATTATGTGGAGAGAGCTATCGTGAGAAGACATTTAATTGTACATGGAATAAGGGAAGATTATAAATTTTGGGGCTGTCATGGAGAAAAAAGGCCGCGAAATGataatatttgtgtagaagATTATATTGGTGGTGAAAACGataatgatgttgaagatgCTAATGATTTTGATCATGATGATTTAGAAGATCATATTGATGTACAAGTTGATGATCTAGGTGATAATGATATACAAGTagataatgatgaagatgacGATGTTtgtatggaaaatattttaagtgattTATTATATCCACATTGCGGCGGTTCCAACAATAGTGAACCACAGAAGGATGccaaaaaattttataaagtattgAATGATTCGAATGAACCCTTATACAAAggatcaaaaatttcaaaagcaTCCACATTATTAAAACTACTTCACCTAAAGAATGTTGGACAATGGACAAATACGTCATTTGATATGTTATTGAAATTGTTAAAGGAAGAAATATTACCGGAAAATTCTAATCTTCCAGATTCATTTTATGAGTCTAAAAAATTTCTTCGGGATATCGGTCTTTCTTATGAGAAAATTGATACATGTAAATATAGTTGCatgctattttggaagaatGATAAAGACTTAGAATGTTGTAAAGTGTGTGGATATTCCAGATGGAAAATTGACGAATCTACTCTTGTACCTCGAAAGAAAGTCAATGGGAAAAATATCCCGAATAAGGTGTTACGTTATTTCCCACTAACACCAAGGTTGCAAAGGTTATATATGTGTTCAAAAACTGCTCCTTCGATGAGATGGCACAAGGATACTAGAGTTGATGATGAAGTTTTGAGGCATCCGGCTGATTCTATTACATGGAAAtcatttgatgaaaattatatagatttttcCGTTGAACCTCGTAATGTGAGACTTGGTCTAGCAAgtgatgggtttcaaccatttacAAATGGAAAAATATCGTACAGCATTTGGCCTGTGATCCTTATTCCTTACAATTTATCACCAACAACATGCATGAACTCGTCAAATTTCATTATATCAATGATAATTCCAGGTCCAGAAAGTCCAGGAGATGCAATTGATATCTATTTGCAGCCGTTGATAGATGAACTAAGTGAATTGTGGAAAACTGGAGTGGTAACATATGATGCATCAACTTCTCAAAATTTTACTTTACGGGCCGCTTTGTTGTGGACAATTAACGATTTTCCAGCATACGCGAACTTATCTGGATGGAGTACAAAAGGGAAGCTTGCATGTCCATGCTGTAATAAAGAAACTATCTCAATGAGATTGAAAAATGGTAAGAAACAATGTTACATGTGTCATAGACGTTTTCTCTCTGAGGACCACAAATTTCGTATGGAAAAAAATTCATTTGATGGTACTGTTGAAGTTAGAACGGCGCCTGAAATATTATCCGGAAAAGATGTTTTAAGTCAAGTACAAGATTTGAAAGGTCTAGTCCTAAGTAAGTTTCCAACTAAAAAAACAATAGTGTCTCATGAAAGTCGGGGAGATAATTGGAATAAGATGAGTATATTCTTTGAGTTGCCTTATTGGGAAACaatattattgagacataatttagacgtgatgcatattgagaagaatatatgcGATAGTGTTCTTGGAACAATTATGGATATTACGGGAAAGACTAAAGATAGTCTTAGTTCACGTCTCGATTTACAACTCTTGAATATAAGACATGAATTACATCCTGTTCTTAACAACAAAGGTGTTCATGAATGTCCCGTCGCTCCTTATACATTGAACTCTGATAAAAGAATCCGACTTTGTCAATTTCTTAAAAGATTGAAAATGCCAGAAGGTTTTTGTTCAAACATTGGAGGTTGTATAAATGTTAATGAGAAGAAGATTTCGGgtttaaagagtcatgattgtcacatatTATTACAATACATTATTCCTCTTGCAAcacgtggattacttccagatgaAGTGTATGAAGTTATTGTTGATCTATCAAAGTTCTTTTGTATGTTAGGTTCAAAATCACTACAAAAAGAAAACTTGGAACAACTTAATATTGATATTTCTTTGACACTTTGCAAGTTGGAAAAGGTATTTCCTCCATCATTTTTTGACATAATGGTACATTTGCCTATTCATTTAGCATTTGaagctttgcttggaggacctgttcaatATAGGTGGATGTATCCAATAGAACAATATATCGGTACTTTAAAATCTTATGTTCGAAATAAAAATCATCCAGAAGCTTCAATTAGTGAGTGCTATCTCATAAATGAGAGTATGAATTTATGTTCAAGATATTTTGAAGATTCATTAGTAGAGTCTTCTCTATCAGAGAATTTTCTATCCATATTTTCATCCATTGAAGAATTATCAACCGGAACACCATATACATATGAAAAAGGTGATCGAGAAAAGGCTCATATGTACGTATTAAAGAATTGTGAAGAGGCTGAACCATTGTACTGGTATGAGAACTAacttaatatttcatatatctCATTTTACTAGTACGATAATTACTTACTCGATCACTCCAATTTTGTATACAGTGAATACATGCAAGGACGCTTAAATGATGATTGTGATGAACAATATATCGATTGGTTTAGAGTCAAAGTTAGTTGAAATTTTTATCATCTActttattga is part of the Impatiens glandulifera chromosome 1, dImpGla2.1, whole genome shotgun sequence genome and encodes:
- the LOC124936758 gene encoding uncharacterized protein LOC124936758, which translates into the protein MHVPDKEWMNLGRQHRHLPEYIKGVDSFLDFAENSGRKTDIACPCIKCGNRNYVERAIVRRHLIVHGIREDYKFWGCHGEKRPRNDNICVEDYIGGENDNDVEDANDFDHDDLEDHIDVQVDDLGDNDIQVDNDEDDDVCMENILSDLLYPHCGGSNNSEPQKDAKKFYKVLNDSNEPLYKGSKISKASTLLKLLHLKNVGQWTNTSFDMLLKLLKEEILPENSNLPDSFYESKKFLRDIGLSYEKIDTCKYSCMLFWKNDKDLECCKVCGYSRWKIDESTLVPRKKVNGKNIPNKVLRYFPLTPRLQRLYMCSKTAPSMRWHKDTRVDDEVLRHPADSITWKSFDENYIDFSVEPRNVRLGLASDGFQPFTNGKISYSIWPVILIPYNLSPTTCMNSSNFIISMIIPGPESPGDAIDIYLQPLIDELSELWKTGVVTYDASTSQNFTLRAALLWTINDFPAYANLSGWSTKGKLACPCCNKETISMRLKNGKKQCYMCHRRFLSEDHKFRMEKNSFDGTVEVRTAPEILSGKDVLSQVQDLKGLVLSSKSLQKENLEQLNIDISLTLCKLEKVFPPSFFDIMVHLPIHLAFEALLGGPVQYRWMYPIEQYIDSLVESSLSENFLSIFSSIEELSTGTPYTYEKGDREKAHMYVLKNCEEAEPLYCEYMQGRLNDDCDEQYIDWFRVKVEQLTDESQRSYDLKTLGSGPTIYASKFVWCKINGYKFNTETHDRGLTTQNSGVLVVGNNGTEIMNYYGVLNEIIEMQYLRGKRIVLFKCKWFDVHSKERGIKIDKYGFVSINFDRTLKNQDEPFILASQAKQVFYTEDNVNKSSWKIVTMTNPRYSNI